Genomic segment of Halostella limicola:
CCCCGCGTTCGCTGCCGTTTCTCACTCGATGTCCGTCCTGCGGAACCACTCGCGGCTCGCAAGCACTAGCGCCGCCGTCCCCGCGAGCAGGATCACGGATCCGGCGAGGTCGTACGTGCCGTCGACGAGAACGTCGCCCGGCGAGTAGTACCGCGTCGGGGAGATACCGCCGACCCATTCGTACTCCGTGTTCGAGACGAGCGACTCGAAGAGGAAGAGGCCGAACACGGCCCCCGCTGCGACGCGTTGCGCGAGCGACGCACGGTCGAGGGCGACCGACGCGACGAGGCCGATGCCCGCGCAGGCGAGCAGGTAGGGTATCGAGAGGGCGTGCGCCGCGAGCACGTCGACCACGCCGATCTCCTCGCCGACGGCGTAGGTCGACGCGAACACCACGAGCGGGATCAGCGTGTTGGCGACGACCAGGGGGACGCCGAGCGAGGCGAACTTCTCCAGAACGACCCGGCTACGCGAGACGGGCATGGCGAGCAGCACGTCCATCCGGCCTCGCTCGACGTCGGCGGCGACGAGACCGGCGGCGGCGTACGCGAAGTAGAGGCCGAGCAGGATGACCCAGGCGAACGCGTACAGTTCGGTCGCGAGAAAGCCCTCGATGGTGTTCAGCGTCCGGACGTCGAACGCCTCGCGCAGCGCCGGCGGATACGCCTCGAGCAGTTGGTCCAGGTCGGCCGACGCCGAGACCGACGGATACAGCGCGACGTACATCGCGGTCAGCGCGCCGATGGCGACCGTCATCGCCAGTGCGCCCTTCAGTCGCTTCCGACCGTCGAAGCGTGCGATCTCCAGCATCAGTCGTCTCCGTAGAACCGCATGAACACGTCTTCGAGCGGGGCCTCCTCCACGTCGAGTTCGAGCAGGTCACACCCGTCGAGGAAGTCGACCAGTTCGTTCACGTCGCCGGTGTAGGTGAACGTCAGCTCCGTCGCGGGCCCGGAGACCGGGTCGCCACCGACCGCGACTTCCTCGCTCCCCAGGTCGGCGGCGCGCACGGCGAGGTCGTGGACGCCGTCGATGGTCACGTCGCTCGCCTCGACCGACCCGGCGACGCGGGCCCGTACCGACTTCCCCGAGCGGCCGAGCAGGTCGACCACGCGCTCGACCGCGACGATGCGACCCTCCCGGATGATCCCGACGCGGTCGCAGATCCGACGCACCTCGCTCAGCACGTGCGAGGAGAGAAACACCGTCGTGCCGGCCTCGCGCTCGGCGCGGACGAAATCGTTGAACCGCTGCTGCATCAGCGGGTCCAGTCCGGCCGTCGGCTCGTCCATCACGACCAGGTCCGGGTCGTGCATGAACGCCTGCACCAGCCCCAGCTTCTGGACGTTCCCCGTGGAGTAGTCCCGGATCTTCCGGTCGAGCGGGGGGTCGAACAGTTCGAGCAGTTCCGTCCGGCGACGCTCGCCCTTGATCGACCCGTGCAGGTCGAGCACCTGCCGGCCCGTGACCGTCTCGTCGAACGCCGGGTTGGCGGGGAGGTACCCGATACGCTCCTTGGCGGCGATGAGCTCCGATTCCTCGCGCACGTCCGCGTCCAGCACCGTCGCGGTCCCCGCCGTCGGCGACTGGAAGCCCATCAGCGTCCGGATCGTCGTCGTCTTGCCGGCCCCGTTCGGACCCAGGTAGCCGAAGACCTCGCCGTCGGCGACGTCGAACGCGACGCCGTCGTTGGCGAGCACCTCGCCGTAGTCCTTCGTGAGGCCGTCGACCTCGATCGCGCCCATTCGTCGCTATCGTGGCTCTTCCATCCTGAATCTATCCCTTCCGAGACTGCAATAATGGCTCACCCGAGCAGCTCGCCGAGCGCCGCCGCCAGCGCGTCCGCGGCCCGCCGCACCTCGTCGACGCGGACGTACTCGCGGTCGGCGTGGGCGACGGCGCCCGCCTCGTCGGCCAGGTCGCCCGGACCGAACACGACCGTCGGCGCGACCGCGGCGAAGTAGGATGCCTCCGTCGCGGCGGTGAAGGGACGCACGTCGCCGCCGGCCGCCCCACGGAGCGCCGTCACCAGCGGGTCGTCGGCCGGCGTCGAGAACGCTTCGAGGAACGGGCTCTCGCGGTCGGTCAGGTCGAAGGAGACGCCCACGTCGTCGGGCACGCGTTCGCGCAGGTGGGCTTCCAGCGACGAGCGAAAGCCCTCGCTGGTCTCCGGCGGGACGCTCCGCCGGTCGACGACGAGTTCGCACTCCGCCGGGATCTGGTTGGTCGCGCTGCCGCCCGCCACAGTGGTCGGCGTGAGCGTCGCCGCGCCGAGCGAGTCGTGGGCGGGCGGCGCGTCGTCGCGGTCGTCGAACGTCTCCAGAGCCCGCAGGACCTCCTCCAGCGCGTCCACCGCGTTCGTCCCCTCCTGGGGTTCCGCAGCGTGGGCG
This window contains:
- a CDS encoding ABC transporter ATP-binding protein, with product MGAIEVDGLTKDYGEVLANDGVAFDVADGEVFGYLGPNGAGKTTTIRTLMGFQSPTAGTATVLDADVREESELIAAKERIGYLPANPAFDETVTGRQVLDLHGSIKGERRRTELLELFDPPLDRKIRDYSTGNVQKLGLVQAFMHDPDLVVMDEPTAGLDPLMQQRFNDFVRAEREAGTTVFLSSHVLSEVRRICDRVGIIREGRIVAVERVVDLLGRSGKSVRARVAGSVEASDVTIDGVHDLAVRAADLGSEEVAVGGDPVSGPATELTFTYTGDVNELVDFLDGCDLLELDVEEAPLEDVFMRFYGDD
- a CDS encoding ABC transporter permease subunit, which produces MLEIARFDGRKRLKGALAMTVAIGALTAMYVALYPSVSASADLDQLLEAYPPALREAFDVRTLNTIEGFLATELYAFAWVILLGLYFAYAAAGLVAADVERGRMDVLLAMPVSRSRVVLEKFASLGVPLVVANTLIPLVVFASTYAVGEEIGVVDVLAAHALSIPYLLACAGIGLVASVALDRASLAQRVAAGAVFGLFLFESLVSNTEYEWVGGISPTRYYSPGDVLVDGTYDLAGSVILLAGTAALVLASREWFRRTDIE
- a CDS encoding M20 family metallopeptidase; protein product: MSFGPVDFLEDAVPIDSTEDVSEMRDFLVSTLAEHGVEATVDDAGNTVAARGTGGPHVLLNTHVDTVPPHVPYERGTARSAAEETSGETPRVDGDVIRGRGSCDAKGPLAALLSAFLGADLSDGNGRLTLAVSPDEETLSTGAAALDLDDLDPDWCIVGEPTGLDVCNAAKGRFQGTIALSGENAHAAEPQEGTNAVDALEEVLRALETFDDRDDAPPAHDSLGAATLTPTTVAGGSATNQIPAECELVVDRRSVPPETSEGFRSSLEAHLRERVPDDVGVSFDLTDRESPFLEAFSTPADDPLVTALRGAAGGDVRPFTAATEASYFAAVAPTVVFGPGDLADEAGAVAHADREYVRVDEVRRAADALAAALGELLG